In Zingiber officinale cultivar Zhangliang chromosome 1A, Zo_v1.1, whole genome shotgun sequence, a genomic segment contains:
- the LOC122038692 gene encoding proline-rich receptor-like protein kinase PERK9 isoform X2 — MSSSPSPSSSASPPTSTVSPPTRLPSSPPPLPSPPPPPSGTVPSQPVPSRSSPPTTSQPPPSTVPLPPSVPSAPTTPNAPPPSTSPPPLASQPSHSSAPPTGTPLPPSAKPPRSSSSPPPTPESSNPSSPPSNSSATPNPPGLSPPSLVTPPGTAIDPHKSNPNRTSNRSSDASEGGRSSGFGGSLTTGSVVAIGVVAVLIAFSLVGFAVCIIRKRRKAVADHNARVVMPSSFRSSISESSLSRSPTAPLVQQQKSETTSRTNSLSETPRAEGGFGSVYKGCLPDGREVAVKQLKIESRQGDREFKSEVEIISRVHHRHLVSLVGYCISYDQRLLVYDFVPNGTLESHLHGKNTRPVMDWATRVKVAAGAARGIAYLHEDCNPKIIHRDIKSSNILLDNNFEAQVSDFGLARLALELDACTHVTTRVMGTFGYLAPEYASSGKLTEKSDVFSFGVVLLELITGEKPVDNTRPSGDEGLVEWARPLLSQALKTGELGELPDPRLHENFDKREMFRMIEAAAACTRHSASMRPQMGKVGRFLDSLADIDLTSGITPGQSEAFNVANSADIRIFQQLAYGNPGSSSDYSHSHSYSYWSNQNDV, encoded by the exons ATGTCTTCTtcgccttctccttcttcttcggcATCTCCTCCGACTTCCACGGTGTCTCCTCCTACTCGACTACCATCTTCCCCGCCGCCGCTGCCGTCGCCTCCACCACCTCCTTCAGGTACCGTTCCCTCGCAGCCGGTGCCATCTCGCTCTTCGCCACCTACCACTTCCCAGCCACCACCTTCCACTGTCCCTCTACCTCCTTCCGTACCTTCAGCGCCGACTACTCCTAATGCCCCTCCACCTTCTACATCCCCACCTCCTCTAGCGTCACAGCCTTCACATTCTAGTGCGCCGCCAACAGGTACTCCTCTACCACCATCGGCTAAGCCACCTAGGAGTTCGTCTTCACCACCACCAACACCGGAGTCCTCAAACCCCAGTTCTCCTCCTAGTAATTCTTCTGCAACTCCTAATCCACCTGGTCTTTCTCCTCCATCCCTAGTTACTCCTCCGGGCACTGCAATTGATCCTCATAAATCAAATCCCAATAGAACAAGCAATCGAAGTTCAGATGCGTCAGAGGGAGGTAGAAGCTCTGGATTTGGTGGCAGCCTTACGACTGGATCTGTTGTAGCTATTGGAGTTGTAGCAGTTCTTATTGCATTTAGTTTGGTGGGATTTGCAGTTTGCATTATCAGGAAGCGCAGAAAAGCTGTTGCTGACCACAATGCAAGGGTTGTCATGCCTTCTTCATTTAGATCTTCAATTTCAG AATCATCCCTTTCAAGGTCCCCAACAGCCCCTCTTGTGCAACAACAGAAGTCTGAAACCACTTCAAGAACCAATTCATTATCTGAAACACCAAGGGCTG AGGGTGGATTTGGTTCTGTTTACAAAGGGTGCTTACCTGATGGAAGAGAAGTGGCCGTGAAGCAATTAAAAATTGAAAGTAGGCAAGGTGACCGTGAGTTCAAATCTGAAGTGGAGATTATCAGCCGTGTGCACCATCGCCATTTGGTTTCTCTTGTAGGGTATTGCATATCATACGATCAAAGGCTGCTTGTGTATGATTTTGTGCCCAATGGAACACTTGAATCTCATCTTCATG GGAAGAACACAAGACCTGTAATGGATTGGGCAACCAGGGTGAAGGTTGCTGCTGGTGCAGCTCGTGGCATTGCTTACCTGCATGAGGATT GTAATCCGAAAATAATTCATAGAGATATAAAGTCTTCCAACATTCTATTGGACAATAACTTTGAAGCTCAG GTTTCTGATTTTGGCCTTGCAAGGTTAGCTTTGGAACTGGATGCTTGTACACATGTAACTACTCGTGTGATGGGGACATTTGG GTATTTGGCACCTGAATATGCGTCCAGTGGCAAATTGACTGAAAAATCTGATGTTTTTTCTTTTGGTGTTGTGCTTTTGGAACTTATTACTGGAGAAAAGCCGGTTGACAATACAAGGCCATCGGGTGACGAGGGACTTGTTGAGTGG GCACGACCATTGCTTTCCCAAGCACTTAAAACTGGCGAGCTTGGAGAATTACCTGATCCTAGACTCCATGAGAACTTTGATAAAAGAGAAATGTTCCGTATGATTGAAGCAGCCGCTGCATGTACCCGTCATTCAGCATCGATGAGGCCTCAAATGGGGAAG GTGGGCCGGTTTCTTGACAGTCTTGCCGACATCGATCTTACCAGCGGTATAACACCAGGACAGAGCGAAGCCTTCAATGTAGCTAATTCAGCGGACATCAGAATATTTCAGCAGTTGGCATATGGCAACCCTGGTTCTAGTTCTGACTACAGCCATTCCCATTCCTATTCCTATTGGAGTAATCAAAATGATGTATAA
- the LOC122038692 gene encoding proline-rich receptor-like protein kinase PERK9 isoform X1, whose translation MSSSPSPSSSASPPTSTVSPPTRLPSSPPPLPSPPPPPSGTVPSQPVPSRSSPPTTSQPPPSTVPLPPSVPSAPTTPNAPPPSTSPPPLASQPSHSSAPPTGTPLPPSAKPPRSSSSPPPTPESSNPSSPPSNSSATPNPPGLSPPSLVTPPGTAIDPHKSNPNRTSNRSSDASEGGRSSGFGGSLTTGSVVAIGVVAVLIAFSLVGFAVCIIRKRRKAVADHNARVVMPSSFRSSISESSLSRSPTAPLVQQQKSETTSRTNSLSETPRAGKTLSFSYEELYRITNGFSPQNILGEGGFGSVYKGCLPDGREVAVKQLKIESRQGDREFKSEVEIISRVHHRHLVSLVGYCISYDQRLLVYDFVPNGTLESHLHGKNTRPVMDWATRVKVAAGAARGIAYLHEDCNPKIIHRDIKSSNILLDNNFEAQVSDFGLARLALELDACTHVTTRVMGTFGYLAPEYASSGKLTEKSDVFSFGVVLLELITGEKPVDNTRPSGDEGLVEWARPLLSQALKTGELGELPDPRLHENFDKREMFRMIEAAAACTRHSASMRPQMGKVGRFLDSLADIDLTSGITPGQSEAFNVANSADIRIFQQLAYGNPGSSSDYSHSHSYSYWSNQNDV comes from the exons ATGTCTTCTtcgccttctccttcttcttcggcATCTCCTCCGACTTCCACGGTGTCTCCTCCTACTCGACTACCATCTTCCCCGCCGCCGCTGCCGTCGCCTCCACCACCTCCTTCAGGTACCGTTCCCTCGCAGCCGGTGCCATCTCGCTCTTCGCCACCTACCACTTCCCAGCCACCACCTTCCACTGTCCCTCTACCTCCTTCCGTACCTTCAGCGCCGACTACTCCTAATGCCCCTCCACCTTCTACATCCCCACCTCCTCTAGCGTCACAGCCTTCACATTCTAGTGCGCCGCCAACAGGTACTCCTCTACCACCATCGGCTAAGCCACCTAGGAGTTCGTCTTCACCACCACCAACACCGGAGTCCTCAAACCCCAGTTCTCCTCCTAGTAATTCTTCTGCAACTCCTAATCCACCTGGTCTTTCTCCTCCATCCCTAGTTACTCCTCCGGGCACTGCAATTGATCCTCATAAATCAAATCCCAATAGAACAAGCAATCGAAGTTCAGATGCGTCAGAGGGAGGTAGAAGCTCTGGATTTGGTGGCAGCCTTACGACTGGATCTGTTGTAGCTATTGGAGTTGTAGCAGTTCTTATTGCATTTAGTTTGGTGGGATTTGCAGTTTGCATTATCAGGAAGCGCAGAAAAGCTGTTGCTGACCACAATGCAAGGGTTGTCATGCCTTCTTCATTTAGATCTTCAATTTCAG AATCATCCCTTTCAAGGTCCCCAACAGCCCCTCTTGTGCAACAACAGAAGTCTGAAACCACTTCAAGAACCAATTCATTATCTGAAACACCAAGGGCTGGTAAAACACTATCATTTTCATATGAAGAGTTATACAGAATCACCAATGGTTTCTCACCTCAAAATATATTGGGAGAGGGTGGATTTGGTTCTGTTTACAAAGGGTGCTTACCTGATGGAAGAGAAGTGGCCGTGAAGCAATTAAAAATTGAAAGTAGGCAAGGTGACCGTGAGTTCAAATCTGAAGTGGAGATTATCAGCCGTGTGCACCATCGCCATTTGGTTTCTCTTGTAGGGTATTGCATATCATACGATCAAAGGCTGCTTGTGTATGATTTTGTGCCCAATGGAACACTTGAATCTCATCTTCATG GGAAGAACACAAGACCTGTAATGGATTGGGCAACCAGGGTGAAGGTTGCTGCTGGTGCAGCTCGTGGCATTGCTTACCTGCATGAGGATT GTAATCCGAAAATAATTCATAGAGATATAAAGTCTTCCAACATTCTATTGGACAATAACTTTGAAGCTCAG GTTTCTGATTTTGGCCTTGCAAGGTTAGCTTTGGAACTGGATGCTTGTACACATGTAACTACTCGTGTGATGGGGACATTTGG GTATTTGGCACCTGAATATGCGTCCAGTGGCAAATTGACTGAAAAATCTGATGTTTTTTCTTTTGGTGTTGTGCTTTTGGAACTTATTACTGGAGAAAAGCCGGTTGACAATACAAGGCCATCGGGTGACGAGGGACTTGTTGAGTGG GCACGACCATTGCTTTCCCAAGCACTTAAAACTGGCGAGCTTGGAGAATTACCTGATCCTAGACTCCATGAGAACTTTGATAAAAGAGAAATGTTCCGTATGATTGAAGCAGCCGCTGCATGTACCCGTCATTCAGCATCGATGAGGCCTCAAATGGGGAAG GTGGGCCGGTTTCTTGACAGTCTTGCCGACATCGATCTTACCAGCGGTATAACACCAGGACAGAGCGAAGCCTTCAATGTAGCTAATTCAGCGGACATCAGAATATTTCAGCAGTTGGCATATGGCAACCCTGGTTCTAGTTCTGACTACAGCCATTCCCATTCCTATTCCTATTGGAGTAATCAAAATGATGTATAA